A single genomic interval of Aureliella helgolandensis harbors:
- a CDS encoding DUF1501 domain-containing protein yields MHSNRVPNSSKTGKASYDAMIPEELQSTTRQLESRRNFLGSGGNLLARTALASLLGGNACGVRPSLAGTTSEQTGGILNGPHFKPTAKRVIYLFMSGAPPQMDLWDYKPGLQEWFDRDLPESIRGTVMPTGMTAGQSRFPVAPSHWGFQQHGQLGKWVSELLPHTAKLVDDLTVVHSMHTDAINHEPAILMMNTGNMIPGKPSLGAWLSYGLGSVNQNLPAFVVLNSKFTVGNGQPINSRLWGSGFLSTRHAGIMLRAAQDPVLYLKNPPGMSRSVRRTMLDAVSQLNEKTYRETADPETHARISQYEMAFRMQTSVPDLVDFSDESQSTWDLYGEAAKQPGSFANNCLMARRLAERGVPFTQIYKRGWDLHGDCVGTLPKLCAETDRPAYALVTDLRRRGLLDDTLVLWGGEFGRTVYSQGGLSRENYGRDHHAKCFSLWMAGGGVQAGMSYGKTDEFSFSITENPVHIRDLNATILHCLGIDHNRLTFKLQGLEQKLTGVEEAHVVQAILQRASIS; encoded by the coding sequence ATGCACTCAAACCGCGTTCCGAACTCCTCCAAAACTGGCAAAGCTTCCTACGATGCGATGATCCCCGAGGAGCTTCAATCGACCACCCGACAACTTGAATCGCGGCGTAACTTCTTGGGAAGCGGCGGGAATCTGCTGGCACGAACTGCGCTCGCTTCCCTCCTTGGCGGCAATGCTTGCGGGGTTCGTCCATCGCTGGCGGGCACAACTTCCGAGCAAACGGGAGGCATCCTCAACGGCCCTCACTTCAAGCCAACGGCCAAGCGAGTCATCTACCTGTTCATGTCCGGGGCTCCTCCTCAGATGGACCTCTGGGACTACAAGCCAGGCTTGCAGGAATGGTTTGATCGAGACCTGCCCGAATCGATCCGTGGCACGGTCATGCCCACCGGCATGACAGCTGGCCAAAGCCGTTTTCCCGTCGCACCGTCCCACTGGGGTTTTCAGCAACATGGTCAATTGGGGAAATGGGTTTCTGAACTGCTCCCTCATACCGCAAAATTAGTGGACGATCTCACCGTAGTGCACTCGATGCACACCGATGCAATCAACCATGAGCCAGCGATCCTGATGATGAACACGGGCAATATGATTCCAGGAAAACCTTCCTTGGGGGCTTGGCTATCGTACGGACTGGGTAGTGTCAATCAGAATTTGCCCGCCTTCGTAGTCCTTAATTCGAAATTCACGGTAGGCAATGGACAACCGATCAATTCCCGCTTGTGGGGCAGTGGCTTTCTTTCCACCCGCCACGCTGGCATCATGCTGCGAGCCGCCCAAGATCCAGTGCTGTATCTCAAGAATCCGCCTGGCATGAGTCGTTCGGTCAGACGCACGATGTTGGACGCCGTCTCACAACTGAATGAAAAAACATATCGCGAAACAGCTGATCCAGAAACGCATGCCCGCATCAGCCAATATGAGATGGCATTCCGAATGCAAACGAGTGTCCCAGACTTAGTGGACTTCTCCGACGAATCGCAGAGCACTTGGGACCTGTATGGCGAAGCAGCGAAACAGCCCGGAAGTTTTGCCAACAACTGCCTGATGGCGCGACGCCTTGCCGAACGAGGCGTTCCGTTCACCCAAATCTACAAACGCGGCTGGGACTTGCATGGCGACTGTGTTGGAACTTTGCCGAAATTGTGCGCCGAGACCGATCGTCCGGCGTATGCCCTAGTCACCGACCTTCGCCGGCGCGGCCTGCTCGACGACACTCTCGTTCTCTGGGGAGGAGAGTTTGGACGCACCGTTTACTCGCAAGGTGGACTATCCCGCGAAAACTACGGCCGAGATCACCACGCCAAGTGTTTTTCCCTATGGATGGCTGGCGGTGGTGTTCAAGCCGGAATGTCTTACGGCAAGACCGATGAATTCTCATTCTCCATAACGGAGAACCCGGTACACATCCGTGACCTGAATGCCACCATCCTGCACTGCCTGGGCATTGATCACAATCGTCTCACGTTCAAGCTCCAAGGCCTCGAGCAGAAACTGACGGGAGTCGAAGAGGCGCATGTGGTCCAAGCAATCCTGCAACGGGCAAGCATCAGCTAG
- a CDS encoding Flp family type IVb pilin, with product MKQCFKDPIVRLFCDEDGPTAVEYAVLLALIVVVCLGAVGSLAVATGGSFDASSTAIDAALGP from the coding sequence ATGAAACAGTGTTTTAAGGATCCCATCGTGCGTCTGTTTTGCGACGAGGATGGGCCGACAGCCGTTGAGTATGCCGTCTTGCTAGCGCTTATCGTTGTCGTTTGCCTGGGGGCCGTTGGCAGTTTGGCGGTTGCGACAGGAGGCAGCTTTGATGCATCGAGTACCGCGATTGACGCCGCTCTTGGACCTTAG
- a CDS encoding CNNM domain-containing protein, which translates to MPETLPSLWPYLPGMAILIAVSGFFSGSEAAFFSLTLSQRRSLKPRSRSGSLAKNLLERPERLLMGILFWNLAINIGYFSLVSQASLQLEPGSPSPALFTLASLMAIIVLGEFIPKSLAVLYPLTFIPLVAVPLTIAIRILDAFLPVIKVINEASRRLVWPGLKPEPYLELSDLDRAVELSTDNSQLYEHERLILRNIIHLSEIRVEEWMRPRTQYRSFTPPFKIEDLGGQRTPSGYILLNDKEGIELQATIDLPNLLPHQLEDLNQHKQSLVVVPWCCTIADALKCLREGKRRIAVVVNEFGETIGILTWDEIFEAILQTENLHSQRELAIAEVQLESPGVWIATGMTKLRRLERVLGRRLEFSRSLTVGGVVQEQLKRLPETGDICFAGDLKFEVVETAARGETLVRISDSPSEGTVD; encoded by the coding sequence ATGCCAGAAACACTGCCATCCCTTTGGCCCTATCTTCCAGGTATGGCGATTCTAATTGCCGTCAGTGGATTTTTCTCCGGCAGCGAAGCGGCCTTCTTCTCGTTGACCTTGAGCCAACGGCGGAGCCTCAAGCCTCGCAGCAGATCTGGCAGTCTTGCCAAGAACCTGCTGGAACGCCCCGAACGACTGTTGATGGGAATCTTGTTCTGGAACCTGGCCATCAACATTGGCTATTTCTCTCTGGTGTCACAAGCCTCACTCCAGCTGGAGCCCGGCTCACCGTCCCCTGCCCTGTTCACCCTAGCCTCGCTAATGGCGATTATCGTGCTCGGCGAGTTTATCCCCAAGAGCCTGGCCGTTCTCTACCCCCTCACCTTCATTCCGCTTGTAGCGGTCCCTCTCACCATCGCGATCCGCATCCTAGATGCGTTTCTGCCCGTTATCAAAGTCATTAACGAAGCATCTCGGCGACTGGTTTGGCCCGGCCTCAAACCCGAACCCTACCTGGAACTGTCCGATCTGGATCGAGCCGTTGAACTCTCAACGGACAATTCTCAACTGTACGAACATGAACGACTCATCCTACGCAACATCATTCACCTGAGTGAAATCCGCGTTGAAGAATGGATGCGACCACGCACTCAGTATCGCTCATTCACACCCCCTTTTAAGATCGAAGATCTGGGAGGACAGAGGACGCCCAGCGGCTATATCCTGCTGAACGACAAGGAAGGCATTGAGCTGCAAGCGACAATCGACTTACCCAACTTGCTTCCCCACCAATTGGAAGACCTCAATCAACACAAGCAATCTCTTGTAGTGGTGCCCTGGTGCTGCACCATCGCCGATGCTTTGAAGTGCTTGCGTGAAGGCAAACGACGCATTGCCGTCGTGGTCAATGAATTTGGCGAGACGATTGGAATATTGACATGGGACGAAATCTTCGAAGCCATCCTACAGACGGAAAACCTCCACTCGCAACGCGAATTGGCCATAGCGGAGGTTCAGCTAGAATCTCCAGGCGTATGGATTGCAACGGGCATGACTAAGCTGCGAAGACTAGAGCGAGTCCTGGGACGTCGACTCGAATTTAGCCGCAGTCTTACGGTAGGCGGTGTGGTGCAAGAGCAGCTCAAGCGTCTTCCGGAGACTGGCGACATTTGCTTTGCGGGCGATTTGAAATTTGAAGTCGTGGAGACTGCAGCCCGTGGCGAGACGCTCGTTCGCATCTCCGATTCGCCTAGCGAGGGAACCGTAGATTAA
- a CDS encoding CNNM domain-containing protein — translation MLLAILITLLGILLSAFFSGSETGFYRVTRVRLATDAKSGKWIARALHWLVGHSSLVVATVLIGNNIANYLVSFGLILLSHQLFQDSNQAEAILPLLMTPVLFIYGELLPKYLYYQVPYRLLRLSAPLMLLFTLLFAPVSIIVMLLERVWQRALGITTSQATSPLERQELQRVLVEGQEAGVVLPIQRELAQNLFTYGVRPIRQFAIPLRGIASVEAQASKQTILQQADKFGQSIVGVLHADRKQIIGCHRVADVLVAEEEIPPHLPIHIVQATESSIQVLTRLHCQHCPLAQVVDSNQRVLGIVTRERLTSLLLSES, via the coding sequence ATGTTGCTCGCGATTCTCATCACATTGCTTGGAATCTTACTGAGCGCGTTTTTCAGCGGTAGCGAAACGGGCTTCTACCGCGTGACGCGAGTCCGCCTGGCTACCGATGCCAAGTCTGGAAAATGGATTGCACGGGCGCTGCATTGGCTGGTGGGGCACTCTAGCCTTGTGGTGGCAACCGTCCTCATTGGAAACAACATTGCCAATTACCTCGTTTCGTTTGGACTGATCCTACTCAGCCACCAACTCTTCCAAGATTCGAACCAGGCAGAGGCCATCCTCCCTCTACTGATGACTCCCGTGTTGTTCATTTACGGGGAGTTGCTGCCGAAGTACCTGTATTATCAAGTCCCCTATCGCTTGCTGCGATTGAGCGCACCGCTGATGCTGCTCTTCACCCTACTGTTCGCTCCTGTATCCATAATCGTCATGCTACTTGAGCGCGTTTGGCAGCGTGCCCTGGGCATCACCACGTCACAAGCGACCTCTCCTTTGGAACGCCAGGAATTGCAGCGAGTACTTGTCGAGGGACAAGAGGCAGGGGTCGTACTTCCGATTCAACGCGAGCTGGCTCAGAATCTATTTACCTACGGAGTTCGCCCCATTCGCCAGTTCGCCATACCACTGCGCGGAATTGCATCGGTCGAGGCACAGGCCTCCAAGCAAACAATCCTGCAACAAGCTGACAAATTTGGTCAGTCGATCGTGGGCGTGCTGCATGCGGATCGGAAGCAAATCATCGGCTGCCATCGCGTCGCTGACGTACTGGTTGCGGAAGAAGAAATTCCGCCCCACCTGCCGATTCATATCGTCCAAGCTACTGAATCGAGCATCCAAGTACTAACGCGACTGCACTGCCAACACTGCCCATTGGCTCAAGTCGTCGACAGCAACCAACGCGTCCTGGGAATCGTGACTCGCGAACGCCTCACGTCGCTGCTACTGTCCGAGAGCTAG
- a CDS encoding tetratricopeptide repeat protein, translating to MQRYSTPVPQKAFMRLLPSKVISPKVGRAAVDRYISGIGLGLLLLGAGCRGLRAERQTHALSTARQWSLRGSDFLQQEKYGDAENLFAEALRHSQADERAHWGMAEVLWEQGDEDQAIAHMEQAAVISGANPRGANPDLIVRLGEMAFARGDYAGALKQADAALSSQRDHGGGWALRGKVLQHQSDWEGAKFSFHRALAAQEHYPEVQIALAEIYQTSGRPQRALATLDAMMDAVQEDEVSSTAWLLRGQAFADLGQQRDAKLCLRQASLNATDEECELLLKVAEKQIDFGELAEARVCLGRALRHDPNNQNARRIQEQLDLSFQSFTSKSSLIGFELPTP from the coding sequence GTGCAACGATACTCAACTCCTGTTCCGCAAAAGGCTTTCATGCGGTTGCTGCCAAGTAAAGTGATTTCCCCAAAGGTTGGTCGGGCCGCCGTAGATCGCTACATAAGCGGGATTGGGCTGGGGCTGCTCCTGCTTGGTGCAGGCTGTCGAGGCTTGCGGGCCGAGAGGCAGACGCATGCCTTGTCCACGGCGCGGCAATGGTCACTGCGAGGATCTGATTTTCTGCAGCAGGAAAAATATGGAGATGCAGAAAACCTCTTTGCCGAAGCGTTGCGGCATAGTCAGGCTGACGAACGCGCGCATTGGGGCATGGCAGAAGTGCTGTGGGAGCAGGGGGACGAGGATCAGGCCATCGCGCACATGGAGCAAGCTGCCGTGATTAGTGGTGCCAATCCTCGCGGTGCGAATCCCGATTTGATAGTCCGTTTGGGTGAGATGGCTTTTGCGCGCGGTGACTATGCAGGGGCACTTAAGCAAGCAGATGCGGCGCTGTCGAGCCAGCGCGATCATGGCGGAGGTTGGGCACTACGAGGCAAAGTTCTGCAACATCAGAGCGATTGGGAGGGTGCCAAGTTTAGCTTCCACCGAGCGCTTGCTGCCCAGGAGCATTACCCCGAAGTGCAGATTGCGTTGGCGGAGATCTATCAGACCAGTGGCAGGCCGCAGCGGGCCTTGGCGACTCTGGATGCCATGATGGATGCGGTGCAAGAAGACGAGGTCTCTAGTACAGCTTGGTTGTTGCGTGGGCAAGCCTTTGCCGATCTGGGGCAACAGCGGGACGCCAAGCTCTGTCTTCGGCAGGCATCCTTGAACGCAACGGATGAAGAGTGCGAATTGCTGCTAAAGGTGGCGGAGAAGCAGATCGATTTCGGCGAGTTGGCGGAAGCGCGTGTCTGCTTGGGACGCGCTCTACGGCATGATCCGAATAATCAGAACGCTCGACGCATTCAGGAGCAACTCGATTTATCCTTCCAATCCTTCACTTCCAAGTCCTCGCTGATCGGTTTTGAGCTGCCAACGCCATAA
- a CDS encoding Hsp20/alpha crystallin family protein has translation MTRTSLNGLEGLSHDMERVFDSLLGRTVGTVLRPDGAAPKFSPALDVAETDASFEVIVDLPGVDPDGVTVEMQEGKLMVSGERPVPESEKGFHRMERPAGKFCRMLALPNDVDVDNIEARYELGVLSVTIPKLAKVQPKKIEIRRG, from the coding sequence ATGACGCGCACAAGTTTGAATGGTTTAGAAGGACTTTCGCACGATATGGAACGTGTCTTTGATTCGCTCCTAGGGCGTACCGTGGGTACCGTCCTGCGTCCCGACGGAGCCGCCCCAAAGTTCTCTCCTGCGTTGGACGTCGCGGAGACCGACGCGAGTTTTGAGGTCATTGTCGATTTGCCGGGCGTGGATCCCGATGGCGTGACTGTGGAGATGCAGGAAGGCAAGTTGATGGTATCGGGGGAGCGCCCGGTTCCTGAGTCGGAGAAGGGGTTTCATCGCATGGAACGCCCGGCCGGGAAGTTCTGTCGCATGCTGGCGCTGCCCAACGATGTGGACGTCGACAACATCGAGGCGCGGTACGAGTTAGGGGTCCTGTCTGTGACGATCCCCAAACTAGCCAAGGTGCAGCCGAAGAAGATTGAGATTCGCCGAGGTTGA
- the cyaB gene encoding class IV adenylate cyclase, with product MTQTWEVEQKFEVSDVAAVLAAIERVGLQEYATEQHVDTYFRHPCRDFRQTDEAFRLRLVNDQACATYKGPRLPGKVKSRPEIELAIDSSEQSQWRAMLERLGFQALPEVRKTRRIFSLPKQQATIESPQIDWQGVVVAVDDVEQLGHFAEVELLVTDQEHIAASRDRIAARAIEIGLCNVQPRSYLSQLLSVLGEES from the coding sequence ATGACGCAGACTTGGGAAGTCGAACAAAAGTTTGAGGTTTCGGATGTGGCGGCCGTGCTCGCTGCAATCGAGCGAGTTGGCTTGCAGGAGTATGCCACCGAGCAGCATGTGGATACCTATTTTCGCCATCCATGTCGTGATTTTCGTCAAACCGACGAGGCCTTTCGACTGCGATTGGTGAACGATCAGGCATGCGCGACGTACAAGGGGCCGCGCCTACCGGGGAAGGTTAAGTCGCGGCCAGAGATTGAATTGGCCATCGACTCAAGCGAGCAGTCGCAGTGGCGCGCGATGCTCGAGCGACTAGGGTTCCAAGCGCTTCCCGAGGTCCGGAAGACTCGCCGGATTTTCTCGCTACCGAAACAGCAGGCGACCATCGAGTCCCCGCAGATCGATTGGCAGGGAGTGGTGGTGGCCGTAGATGATGTGGAGCAGTTGGGGCATTTTGCGGAAGTGGAGCTGTTGGTCACCGATCAAGAACATATTGCTGCGTCGCGAGACCGGATCGCCGCTAGGGCGATCGAGATAGGGCTCTGCAACGTCCAGCCGCGGAGCTACCTGTCGCAGCTGCTCTCCGTGCTGGGTGAAGAGTCGTAG
- a CDS encoding TlpA family protein disulfide reductase: MNTTELGTPSSPPPAPRTSNIYVILFGGFMFAGLLLLAWLGTPPRTTAVGQKLPRIDLQPLTSAPEVSNESLKGKVVVLYFWGTWNTECQLEFPEFIKLFEQFVDSADVVVLPISCSSGIEYDLEGLKTETTKFLANYDVELPTYSDSAAMTRQQIALLLPNGSLGYPTTLVVDQQGVITQAIEAYIPGEMQELVTAIRTSLQAAPVAGER, from the coding sequence ATGAACACGACCGAGCTGGGCACTCCCAGCAGTCCCCCACCTGCCCCTAGGACCAGTAATATCTATGTGATCCTCTTCGGTGGCTTCATGTTTGCCGGTCTACTCCTGCTAGCCTGGTTGGGAACTCCTCCGCGGACCACCGCTGTGGGCCAAAAATTGCCACGTATCGACCTCCAACCGCTCACCAGTGCACCCGAAGTTAGCAACGAGTCTCTAAAAGGCAAAGTCGTCGTCCTGTATTTCTGGGGAACATGGAACACCGAGTGCCAGCTCGAATTCCCCGAATTCATAAAGCTGTTCGAGCAGTTTGTGGACAGCGCCGACGTGGTGGTCCTCCCCATCTCCTGCTCTTCGGGCATCGAGTATGATCTGGAAGGTCTCAAAACGGAGACTACCAAGTTTCTTGCAAACTACGATGTTGAATTGCCGACCTACAGCGACAGCGCTGCCATGACCCGTCAACAAATCGCCTTGCTGCTTCCCAACGGGTCATTGGGTTACCCCACCACCTTGGTCGTCGACCAACAAGGCGTGATCACTCAAGCCATTGAAGCGTACATTCCAGGCGAAATGCAAGAATTGGTCACTGCCATCCGCACCAGCCTGCAGGCAGCACCTGTGGCCGGAGAGCGATAG
- the thiE gene encoding thiamine phosphate synthase, translating to MTDNAEAWRLLDANANRAAEGLRTIEDVARLVREDAASALWVKQLRHELSAVLQTVPRHQRLTARSTATDAGTALTTLAEATREDWGSVVSAAAERVTQSLRGLEEFFKVVSPAANQALKQLRYTAYDVLARVELRLQVQPVLPRSQLYLLIDCVRPLEEFTSYIARLAEAGVDLFQLRDKSADGARLVAYGRAATATLQETEARLVVNDRVDVALACGAAGVHVGQDDLSIQDARSVAGGSLWIGVSTHDVAQAQAAESAGADYIGCGPTFSSNTKEFDLFPGTDFLRQASEMIEIPLFAIGGIGPGNVEQVVASGCRRIAVSDAIHSAEDPAEAARALKTALLV from the coding sequence ATGACGGATAACGCAGAGGCTTGGCGTTTGCTCGACGCGAATGCCAATCGCGCCGCCGAGGGCCTCAGGACAATTGAGGATGTGGCACGGTTGGTCCGCGAGGATGCGGCCAGTGCATTGTGGGTCAAGCAGCTGCGCCATGAACTCTCCGCAGTTCTGCAAACGGTGCCTCGCCACCAGCGGCTGACTGCTCGCTCCACCGCCACCGATGCCGGGACGGCCTTGACGACACTAGCTGAGGCGACGCGAGAGGATTGGGGAAGCGTTGTCTCGGCAGCAGCGGAACGGGTCACTCAGTCACTGAGGGGACTCGAAGAGTTTTTTAAAGTGGTCTCCCCGGCTGCCAATCAAGCCCTTAAGCAATTGCGATACACTGCCTACGATGTGCTGGCTAGGGTGGAGTTGCGATTGCAAGTTCAGCCAGTGCTGCCTCGCAGCCAGCTCTATTTGCTGATTGATTGCGTCCGACCGCTTGAGGAGTTCACGAGCTACATTGCGAGGCTTGCCGAAGCGGGAGTCGATCTGTTTCAGTTGCGTGACAAATCGGCCGACGGAGCTCGGTTGGTGGCGTATGGCAGGGCAGCGACGGCTACCTTGCAGGAGACAGAAGCACGTCTGGTTGTCAATGACCGAGTGGATGTTGCATTGGCTTGTGGGGCTGCAGGGGTGCATGTAGGCCAGGATGATTTGTCAATCCAGGATGCGCGGTCGGTGGCCGGCGGTAGCTTGTGGATTGGAGTGTCGACGCATGATGTTGCACAGGCCCAGGCTGCGGAGTCTGCGGGAGCCGACTACATCGGTTGTGGCCCGACGTTTTCTTCCAATACCAAGGAATTCGACCTGTTTCCAGGCACCGATTTTCTTCGGCAAGCCAGTGAGATGATTGAAATTCCGTTATTTGCCATTGGTGGAATTGGACCGGGAAATGTCGAACAAGTAGTCGCTTCAGGGTGCCGACGCATCGCGGTGAGCGATGCCATTCACTCTGCGGAGGACCCTGCGGAAGCAGCTCGGGCCCTAAAGACCGCTTTGTTGGTCTAG
- a CDS encoding IS91 family transposase — MKPSVSTVLKCYGQQYLNRYGCTMTAQQKKVLRAVMACREESLGAIRYRCLSCDLEHTVPRSCCNRHCAACQHEKVQEWLEKQQDRLLPCHYFLITFTVPKEVREAMLAHPEDAYPAMLGAAAESLKQSATNPRHVGVKETGFFGVLHTWGRDLTYHPHVHFVVPGGGIDSSGEWQSSRESVFVPEQILSVLFRNKLRDRLTGTECFSKIPASVWKRLWTVDSQPVGNGRATLKYLAPYVARGPVSDWRVSWCNDAESLENARLTLQVKKSGSDRYRGMPLTVTEFIRRWLMHVLPAGMHRIRSYGLLHSSNKRSLEEVRLLIAVALGTVHYLLSQVLIVQAESPKLVCPQCGGSMTSLGYFPPIAAPIKTAPRAPP, encoded by the coding sequence ATGAAGCCGTCCGTGAGCACCGTGCTGAAGTGCTACGGACAGCAGTACTTGAATCGCTACGGTTGCACGATGACCGCACAGCAGAAGAAAGTGCTGCGGGCGGTGATGGCTTGTCGCGAAGAGTCGTTGGGAGCGATCCGCTATCGCTGCCTGTCGTGTGATCTGGAGCACACGGTGCCTCGTTCGTGTTGCAATCGCCACTGTGCGGCGTGCCAGCATGAAAAGGTGCAAGAGTGGCTCGAGAAGCAACAAGATCGCTTGTTGCCCTGTCACTACTTCCTGATCACGTTCACGGTACCGAAGGAAGTTCGAGAAGCGATGCTGGCTCATCCCGAAGACGCCTATCCGGCCATGCTGGGTGCGGCGGCGGAGTCGTTGAAGCAATCGGCAACCAATCCGCGGCATGTGGGGGTGAAAGAAACGGGTTTCTTCGGAGTATTGCACACTTGGGGACGTGATCTAACGTATCATCCCCACGTTCACTTCGTGGTGCCCGGCGGTGGTATCGATAGCAGTGGCGAGTGGCAGTCGTCGCGGGAGAGTGTGTTCGTACCAGAACAGATTCTGTCTGTGTTGTTTCGCAACAAGCTGCGTGATCGACTGACGGGTACCGAGTGTTTTTCCAAGATTCCAGCTTCGGTCTGGAAGCGTCTCTGGACCGTGGATAGTCAACCGGTAGGTAATGGCCGGGCTACGTTAAAGTACTTGGCGCCCTACGTGGCTCGTGGCCCGGTGAGTGATTGGCGAGTGAGCTGGTGCAATGATGCCGAGTCGCTAGAAAATGCGAGGCTCACGTTGCAGGTCAAGAAAAGTGGGAGCGATCGTTACCGTGGCATGCCGCTCACCGTCACCGAGTTCATTCGTCGCTGGCTAATGCACGTACTGCCGGCGGGCATGCATCGTATTCGGAGTTACGGCCTTCTGCACAGTTCGAACAAACGTTCACTGGAGGAGGTTCGGCTATTGATTGCCGTTGCACTCGGGACCGTGCATTATCTGCTCAGCCAAGTACTGATTGTCCAAGCTGAATCACCGAAGCTCGTCTGTCCTCAGTGCGGTGGCTCGATGACCTCGCTCGGCTACTTCCCACCCATTGCGGCACCCATCAAGACTGCACCCCGCGCACCACCTTAA
- a CDS encoding tyrosine-type recombinase/integrase: MQSTRFQSALAKRFAEDLVLDGKMPRTILAYQRSVGKLAQHYGTSPDKLTEQQVRDYLLLRRSQLATNSMRPVLCGIQAFYRLTAPREWKTLRAMRIPKHRGLPKVLVPQRAWELIEATSALHLRVLFRTAYTCGLRTGDVQALTIDDVDRDRMLLHVRHTKLLNERFVPLPEATLDALRSYWAAHRHPRWLFPSRESLQSIATATEHVSERTIQRGLKQVIRSLGWNETGIVPHTLRHSYATTLLEQGVNLRVLQSYLGHKNLQATEVYLHLTQHGDAKGRSIVKQWMNGPVSSEDLAPEESLSTSKPEVES, encoded by the coding sequence CTGCAATCGACTCGTTTCCAGTCCGCACTAGCGAAACGCTTCGCCGAAGACCTAGTCCTTGATGGCAAGATGCCAAGGACGATTCTAGCTTATCAGCGATCTGTCGGAAAGCTTGCGCAGCACTACGGCACATCTCCCGACAAGCTCACTGAACAGCAGGTACGGGACTATCTGCTGTTGCGGCGCTCACAGCTGGCTACCAATTCCATGCGGCCAGTCCTGTGCGGAATTCAAGCTTTCTATCGGCTCACCGCGCCTCGGGAGTGGAAAACACTCCGGGCCATGCGGATTCCCAAACACCGTGGGCTTCCCAAAGTCCTCGTACCGCAGCGGGCTTGGGAGCTAATCGAGGCGACGAGCGCTCTGCACCTGCGTGTACTCTTTCGCACGGCCTACACCTGCGGGCTGCGAACCGGTGATGTCCAGGCTCTGACGATCGACGATGTCGACAGGGATCGCATGCTTCTGCATGTGCGTCACACCAAGCTGCTCAATGAACGATTCGTACCGCTGCCAGAAGCGACTCTCGACGCGCTGCGATCGTACTGGGCAGCCCATCGCCATCCACGCTGGTTGTTTCCCTCGCGAGAGTCGCTTCAGAGCATCGCGACTGCGACCGAGCATGTGAGTGAACGGACCATCCAGCGAGGACTGAAGCAAGTCATTCGCTCGTTGGGATGGAATGAAACGGGCATTGTGCCGCACACTCTGCGACATTCCTACGCCACAACGCTACTCGAACAGGGAGTCAACCTTCGCGTCCTGCAGAGCTACTTGGGACACAAAAACTTGCAAGCTACCGAAGTCTACTTGCATCTAACGCAACACGGTGACGCCAAGGGGCGGAGCATCGTCAAGCAGTGGATGAACGGTCCTGTGTCATCCGAGGACCTAGCGCCAGAAGAGAGCTTGAGCACCAGCAAGCCGGAGGTGGAGTCATGA